Below is a genomic region from Helianthus annuus cultivar XRQ/B chromosome 2, HanXRQr2.0-SUNRISE, whole genome shotgun sequence.
AGTTTCATAGACTTCCCACCCGGGGGGCTCTTACAAAAAGAAGAATAAATATAGTTGATGTCTCATGTCCTCTTTGTGAGACCGGGAATGAAGAAGTCAACCATCTTTTTATGGGATGCAGATTCTCGTATGGCGTGTGGAGCTTCATTTGTAAGTGGTGCAATTTGGATCCTTTTTTTGCATATGATGTTGAAGATTTAATGCGACTATATAGGAATGTCCATGGTGGTAAGTGGAGAAAAAGATTATTAGAGGCATTGTCATGGTTACGATTTGGGTTTTGTGGAAGACACAGAATGCTAAGGTTTTTCAACATACATCAAGGCAAGTTAGAGAGGTTGTAGCAGAGGTAGGTGAAATCTATTTCGTTCTTATGGTTAAAACATACATCGAAATTTAAATGTATTGTTTGTAATGATTGAGTCAAGGACCCCTTGTATATGTGTAATGTGTTTAATGAAAGTTACTGTTAAAAAAAAGGTAATTATTGTAAActacttataattttttttaactctTGCCTAACCGCTTTTCTCCGCCAGTACTAAAAATTACTAGATTCGCGAATGATCAAGTGGTCCATTTATCAGACGAATCAGACTAGATTAAAAAATCGGTCGATGTCaaaattaatttaataaatttaaaatatGAAAGTGCAGCTTAAATTAGACTCGCAAGAAAAAAAAGAAGACATGTTCATATATATGTTTTTACCCTTTTCTAACTATATAAATGttagttttaatatatataaaaatatcttATCGCAATGTATAGCAATCAATAATAAATATAGAATTATAGAATTAATAAAATATGATAGATTATATGtgaatatttttatatattttagttACATGATAGATTTTATTAtgacatgtatatatatatatattttttaacggcaaatttctttaCTTCGGTTGTATATGAGATTTGAACACAAGACCTTCCCCTCGTAAGGTGTTTAAAGACTTTGTCTTTACCAACGGACCACCACCCCGTTGGTAATATATTTATATACTTTAGTTACCTATTTAACTATAACAACTTGATACCTGAACTGATTGAAACATTTAACCTTTAATCATGAGTTCACAGCTAACATGAAATCTGGTTTAGTTTAAGGGTAGAAGATAAACAAGCTAAAACAACACATGTAACACATGAAGATTTagttaacaaaaacaaaaattcgTTTTATTCCGATCATTTCAAAATTGCATCATATCAAAATTTTGAGCCCTCAAGCATGGTTGGTTGTGGCAGCGGTGCGCCACCACAATAACCTCGAAGAATATCACCTTCCTCGGAAGTGATACCAAGAGAAGTAAGCATCGAGGGCCAACACCCAAGTGTTATAACACGAATGGCTCTACAACAATCCGTCGACAAGTAACTATCTCGATTAAAAAAGAAAAGTACGATCTCATTCGTGCATGATTTTAACTCAAATAATGCATTCCAACAGTCCATTAGCTCGCCGCTGTTTTCTCCTTGAAGCCGAACAATGAGGCCCTTATCGGGCTTGTTCATGTGCACTTTCCCAGCCATTGAACTAACTTGGAATGTAACAAGGCATGATAGTAAAAGTAGAGTGATGGGAAGAACCCTAATTGCAGCCATGGGTTAGGTTAAGGAAGCAATTGTAAAATATAGGGTTTTGTAAGGGGTTATATATAGacatatacatgtgtgtgtgAATAAATGATTAAGTTTATATTAATGTACGAAAGAAACCCAAAAGATTAAAAACAGCCATCCGTAGCATTTGATGTTTAAAAACTTACTAGGGCTAATGTGAAAGACCCATTAAAGTAGATAAATGAATATTAAATAATCAAATAACGAATGGCTGGTATATGAAAGAAACCCAAAAGATGAAAGATTAAAATGCACCAACTAGTAGATGATCTATAAATCTATAAAGCTCATAAACTTCATATCATCATTTTCTTTACACAtctataatctatatctatatctataacACATTATTAAGTGGGAAGCATTGGCATAAAAGTAATTTACACACATTTTAAGATGACAAATAAAAGGTTCCATTCACTGATTGCTCTTTGACCTAAATTAATTTCTAAAATGTCATTACTAACAAAAAAACCAAAGATTGATAAGTATAAATTGAACAATACAATTAAATCCATAAAATAAGTGTACACATAATATCATGAGTTAATGAGCCTATATATTTATTaagtaaatatttttttaaatattttgaaCACTCTATTTAATTGAAAGTCAGTCAAGAGGTAtataataaataaacattttataaaataaattgcatcctcaaaaaactaataaaatatGAATGATGAATTGAAATGCAAAGTAATAAACATTTTATTAGTGACTTAAAActacgcatatatatatatatatatattcttaatgaatattttattattttataattaacTATATTATAAAAGTTAGTATAATTTAATAAACTTTATGTTGCTACGTGAGTATATATCATTTGAACAAGACCTTTTAACATATCATTTGATCAAGTACATAACATACAAAATCTATAATACATTATTAACTAGGACGCATGGGCACAAAAGTAATTTACACACATTTTGAAATGGTATACAAAAGGTTTCATTCACAAATTGCTCTTTAACCTGAATTATTTTCTAAAATGCCCCTCCTCACAAAAAAAGCCAGAGAATTGATAAGTATAAATTAAACAATACAATTAAATCGATAAAATAAGTGTACATGTTATGAATGAGTCATTTATTTGGTGACTCTCCACATACATAACTCTTATCTTTTCAAGTTCTTTTTGTATTAATGTATATGCCTAAATATATAGAGGCATTTGTATATGGTGAATAGAGATTAATGAATAAGAATTCTCCATGTTCTATTCTCTACATGATTTTATAGTTTTGTTctcatgtttatatacttatatattagTTGCTAATAGaccattgttttacaacacgttatcagcacgacgGTGTTTTTGTCGAAAAAAAAAACCCATAGCGGTAGCGATTCTCTATTGTTTTGTTCAAGTTAATATTGCCTACTGGAGCCACCAACTGCGAGTCTCACTTGACAACAGCTATCACCAACATCCCACCCATCGCTCGTTTGACGGGGCGTTCCATTCCGCAATCACGAACCTATCTCAAGTGGCAAATAAGGTAATAACATAAAAACTTATTGCTCATAATACATATACACATCCTGTTGACATGCATTGACGAATTATAATATTATATTGATTTGAATTGAATTTTAATTTGGAAATGGGAGTTTGTTGTATGGGACAACTTTGATTCAATTTATAACAATCTCAAAAGATTATTTAAATAATGGAGACGTTATACCGTTGTATTTACAATTTTAGAGGACTATTTAAGTTTCAGTTTTTGATATAATATATTTCTAAGTGCAAAAATATTGATATGTTGTTATTtagtatattttaatttattgaTAAGACAAAAAATGAATTGAGGACATATACCCCAAAATATTGATTTCGGTGCATACATAAAAGatatagttaaaaaaaattatccaTTCATATTAGATACCGTATTACTCATTATTTTAATGAACAATATGTAGGCTACTTCTTAATTTATTTTTAGTGCTTGGATAAGAATATATGAACACAGTGGTAAAACAAATTGTGACACTCggggtttttccgaacgaacaccttgtaatattttgtgtatataaatattattaaatgaaaacgtgacctttgtgcatgatagGTGATgaatgtatgtattatatatatatatgaacgagagccgaaaccacgacccgagaccatgactcgcaaccgggcggttgcgagtgggccactcggtctcgagtgggccgttgagccgaaaccggcttgggccgaaaccccaagcccaacccgaaacatccccttgtatatatcccacctttccccacttcttccatttttacacacacaaacactcctcaaactctctcaactagaaaccctcaacaacacaccccaatctcttcctattttcggttcaagcaaagatcccggacaagaaactcggtcaagactatcactcggacattccatcttctcggttctcttttctttgttttcggcccctcctttcataaccggttagtgctatcttttgtgttatcttttgtgtataagatttatgtgggttaaatgaactagaaatgtttggttagtagtttttggtatgacttttaggttgatttgtaaaagtttgacACTATGTGGTTACATGTTTAGAAATGGTAGTGTAGGAATGTTcatgccaaccaaaactatgttcaagattataaagtgaatgcttcattgttcttgcaaaaatgatgttgttaaatatgagatttcggatatataatgcatgatttcttattttgcatcatgatcttgttgtaaatatgtaaattttggttcataaatgtgtgatttgttatggtgaaaaccctagaaaaatatgatgataggatgaacttgtttgaatatgacttgaagatgtaaaaatggcaaagtttgatctatctttactagtattcagctttggcaaagtgttagtgaaaccttattggtagtttcctaaaatgggcctgaattcttggtactatttggactgtcatacctgcatcatcacgtatatatgaaagtgacagattacgactcgcaacgacagccttccgactcgaaaccgcaccgttgcgactcgcaaccaaagcatgacaagtcgaaaccacgtgattgcgactcgagaccacgccgattgcgactcgcaaccaaaacgtgatgactcgagaccacggttacgactcgcaaccaaagcatggcaagccgaaaccacctggttgcgactcgagaccagctggttgcgagtgggctgtccattttggttattgggccattctgtgtttaacttgggctactgttgactggattatgtgttgctgttgactgtttaattacttaggccggcccagtaacccactgtttacttatatgcttgatacgtgttagttacgtgcctatatgtgttttacgtgaatgcttgtacaccgaacctgacctataccggtaaccatgttaggacgtggtgaccaacgtgattgacaagtaacctaaacctaccgagcaactcaaggtgagttcacaacttaaaagcatgcgtcccggtggtttgggacacgagactaacaaccctatcccctggtaaaaggggataccatttacataccttccctagttattgggaacaaaacttacttttccttcccgggtattgggaaaccttttggttaattactgtttatacggattgcaactaacagcactaaacgaaactctatcactcaagtccctactacaaataccgattagtcgccgggttaggcgaacgggttattagttgatagcgctatttaggtgtttaccagcctcacaccgtgccctggtttgggacgggcgtgaactaatgtactcagaaatccgtcaatgatgatagaacattgacatcggggcatcctgcggatacgcaacggttacctagtgttcggtattggaaaaacagtttagtcgctaacttttggggtagctccccagggcatgtataaacggataaattaaccggtgaaacaagtttttggaaattaaaactggacaactagtgaactcactcagcattattgttgaccccttactgcatgctttgcaggtaaccagtgacgaaggagcttgcagcttgggaacgtgtagtgtctattcacccttgtgttgggtgttaccttattttgaaacatgaactttgttttaacctaccgtacttatgcttccgctacttaatactgttttggaacttaaaac
It encodes:
- the LOC110892600 gene encoding egg cell-secreted protein 1.2, which encodes MAAIRVLPITLLLLSCLVTFQVSSMAGKVHMNKPDKGLIVRLQGENSGELMDCWNALFELKSCTNEIVLFFFNRDSYLSTDCCRAIRVITLGCWPSMLTSLGITSEEGDILRGYCGGAPLPQPTMLEGSKF